A window of Longispora fulva contains these coding sequences:
- a CDS encoding GNAT family N-acetyltransferase — protein sequence MRSASPNPVKTRSRSRHPSCGPAGRWAAVERGTGGFLGWFALAPTASVDEFELGYRLRARAWGLGYATEGARALLRVAFDDLGARRVYARTMAVHLASRRVMEKAGLRYARTLHLLFDDPIPGTEHGEVEYELSRE from the coding sequence CTGCGGTCAGCGTCGCCGAACCCGGTCAAGACCCGCTCAAGGTCGAGGCACCCGTCCTGCGGCCCGGCGGGGCGCTGGGCCGCCGTCGAGCGTGGCACCGGCGGGTTCCTCGGTTGGTTCGCGCTCGCGCCCACGGCCTCCGTCGACGAGTTCGAGCTCGGCTACCGGCTGCGCGCCCGGGCCTGGGGACTCGGGTACGCCACCGAGGGGGCCCGGGCACTTCTCCGGGTGGCGTTCGACGACCTCGGGGCCCGGCGGGTGTACGCGCGGACGATGGCCGTGCACCTCGCCTCGCGCCGGGTGATGGAGAAGGCCGGCCTGCGGTACGCGCGGACGCTCCATCTGCTGTTCGACGACCCGATCCCGGGGACCGAGCACGGCGAGGTGGAGTACGAGCTGTCGCGGGAGTGA